The genomic window GATCGGAGTAGCTGAACTCGAGTTCCTGGTGATTCGTTTCGACGAGGTCGATCTTTTCGGTCGAGGAGAAGCGAATGTCGGCGGATTTGCCGGTGCCGATGTAGCGGACGATGACCTGCACGAACGCGCGGAGGTTGCCGGGCGTGCGGTGCTGGACGTCGAGGACGATGGCGGGGTTTCCGTTGTAGCGGATTGCCATGCCTTTGCGGAGGTCGTTTGCGAGTGCCATTTTTACAAAAAGTTGGGAGAGGTCAGTAGATAGTGGAGCGAAGGGGGACTGGCAAGCGCGGCGCGGCTTGCCCGGGGCCGGGGAGTGCGATATACCGCCGGGGATGAAGGCATTTCCCGTCGCCGGAGCAGGACTGGCGTTGATCGCCACGAGCGCGATGGCTCAGGAATTCGTGGCGCCGCAGTCCCGGCGGGACCTGCCCGTGGTGCAGCAGCCGACGATTGCGCCGCCGGTCACGACGGAGGGCATCGTGGCGAAGATCTTCAACGTGGAGAAGCCGTGGCAGCTCATCAACCCGCTTGCGCCGAAATCCTACGGAAACGGTGGCCCGAAGACGGTCTCCTACAGCGAGAACGATCCCGGCAAACCCAAGGGCTTCATCCTGTTCGGCATTGAATTCTGGTAGCGCGCCGGTCGTCGCGTTCTATTGCGCGACCTACCTGAAGCCGGAGATGCACCACATCCATCGGCAGATCCTCGCGGTGCAGGGCTGGGCGCCGTTCGTGCTCACGCAGAAGGTCGAGAACCGCGCGACGTTTCCGATCGATGCGCTGGCGGTGGTGCCGCGGTCGCCGTGGCGATTCGTTGGCCGGGCGATCGAGCGGAAGTTCACGCACGCGCCGTGGCAGATCAGTCGGGGCGAGGCGGCGCGGATGCGGACGGCGTTGCGGGAGAGTGGCGCGAAGGTGCTGCACGTCTTTTTTGGCAACGTGGCGGTGCATTTGCGGCCGCTTCTGGAAAGCGTCGACCTGCCGGTCGTGGTGTCTTTCCACGGCGCGGATGTGACCGGGGCTATCGCGACGCCGAGCTATCGCGCGGCGCGGGAGGCCGTCTTTGCCCGGGCGGCGAAAGTGGCGTGCCGAAGTGAGGCGCTCGCGGCCGATGTGCGGCGAATGGGCTGCCCGACGGAGAAGATCGTGGTCGTGCGCACGGCGCTGCCGGACCTGGAATTTCGCGAGCGAACCCTGCCGGCGGACGGGGCGGTGAGGCTCGTGCAGGCGTGCCGGCTGGTGCCAAAGAAGGGGCTGGCGACGAGCCTCGCGGCCTTTGGAGCGCTGGCGGCGAGGCATCCGAAAATGACGTTCGTGA from Chthoniobacterales bacterium includes these protein-coding regions:
- a CDS encoding glycosyltransferase; this encodes MNSGSAPVVAFYCATYLKPEMHHIHRQILAVQGWAPFVLTQKVENRATFPIDALAVVPRSPWRFVGRAIERKFTHAPWQISRGEAARMRTALRESGAKVLHVFFGNVAVHLRPLLESVDLPVVVSFHGADVTGAIATPSYRAAREAVFARAAKVACRSEALAADVRRMGCPTEKIVVVRTALPDLEFRERTLPADGAVRLVQACRLVPKKGLATSLAAFGALAARHPKMTFVIAGTGPLEGELRDRAEAMELAERVEFTGFLDQADLRALLNEAHVFLHPSETVNGDVEGVPNGLLEAMAMGLPVVATRHGGIPEAVEDGVDGLLCAERDAEGVTAAVERLIGDAGLYARIAGSGAAAVRAKFSRDAVGAELGELYRAVSGG